Below is a window of Poecile atricapillus isolate bPoeAtr1 chromosome 2, bPoeAtr1.hap1, whole genome shotgun sequence DNA.
CTCCATCACCTGTTGGCAGGTGTCTGCCAGAGCCCGTGCCCCAGCCTGGGTCTGCGCAGCTCCTGCACgcagacccccccagagccgTGGGGGTTTTCCTGGCCCTCACAAAGGCTATGAGGGCCGTGGgactcctgcagcacagggtgGGCCACGGGGTGCTGTAGCAGCCTGACACACATTCTTGTTAGAAATAGGCAGATTTCTGTAAAACCggcctccttctcctccttcgCGGTAATTCCACGGCCCTGGCTCCCCCTGTGCCGGCGCTAACGCGCTCTCTCTCTGGCAGACGTCTTTTTCCAGTCCCAACAAAGACCTCCCAGTGCCGCTGGGCGAGCTCCTGAGCTGGGTCTCCGACATCAGCAGGTCGTGGATGGGCTCGAGGGAGGCCCTGGAGGCGGCAGCTGCTCGGCCGTGCTCACCAGCACAGGTAACACCGCCCTCCCCGCTCTGTCCCGGTCCCACAGAAGGTGCGCGGCACCGGCGGCCGGGCTCGGTGCCTTCATTTCATGGATTGTTCTCATCCCATCTTTTCTGTTCGCTTTGTTGTAGTGTGGCTGGATGTCCATACCACCTCCCCTCATCGCCGCCGTGGAGCCCGTCCCCCGCCCTGAGGCCGGTGGGACCGCGCCTGAGGACACAGGGACGTTCTCCCTCACCCTTTGCACTTGCCAGAGTCCCCGGCCAGAGACTGGGGCCACAGTGCCCGAGCAGCCAATGGCCCGAGAAACACCCACAGGGCCACCACAGGGCCCCCACTCGCCCCACACAGTCCCTCCTCCCCAGGGATGGCCTCGTGGTGTGGTGTCGGGCTCACTGCGGATCTCCAAAAcatctcctccttcccaccTGCTCTCATCTGCCTCCTGTAAATCCAGTCATGTTACCCTCCGCCTCTGGTGTCATTATTGCTCTCATTACCCCGTTTGGCTTTGCATGAGGTGCCTCTGCGCGCAGCTCCAGGACAGTCCCCGCTCCCGGGGCCCCCCGCACCCCGACCATCACTCACCGGGCCGGGGGGGCTCCATCGATTTCCCAATCACATCTCCTTTTGGGGACAAAACACTAAACTTGTACATACCACGAAGTGTCTGTAAAAGAGCAGTGTGGACCCAGGGCTCCCCTGCAAGGGCAGTAAAGGAGAATCCTCTGAAACC
It encodes the following:
- the LOC131575573 gene encoding uncharacterized protein LOC131575573, producing MSSLQRGGGSAPQPPSCPISLPRPPGTSPPPRRGTGAPTTSFSSPNKDLPVPLGELLSWVSDISRSWMGSREALEAAAARPCSPAQCGWMSIPPPLIAAVEPVPRPEAGGTAPEDTGTFSLTLCTCQSPRPETGATVPEQPMARETPTGPPQGPHSPHTVPPPQGWPRGVVSGSLRISKTSPPSHLLSSASCKSSHVTLRLWCHYCSHYPVWLCMRCLCAQLQDSPRSRGPPHPDHHSPGRGGSIDFPITSPFGDKTLNLYIPRSVCKRAVWTQGSPARAVKENPLKPAGSSA